AACTTCTGGATCCAACGCTTTACCGCTTATCCCAGTACAGACTATGCAGCCGGCCAGCCTGCTGCACATAAGCAACGCTGCGCTGTTTTCAATCCCCTACAAAGTACTGTAAATCAACAGTAACTGCATCAATATTTGCAGAGTTGTTCCGGATATATATTTAAGAGTAAACAAAAGAAGAAGCTGGCTCACCATTTCTAGCCTgaattttcctgaaatgcttGCCAAAGCATCTTTTACAAATCAAAAAACCAATGATGGGGAAATGGTAACAAGACTTGAGAAGCTCACTTCTAGCTGTTATTAACACCCAATTTTAGGGCTCCCCGTTCTcataaaaacagataaaaaatagACTGGTTGAGGAACAGCTTGCAGAACTCAACTCTAAGAAATACGCAGTATTTGCAAGGCAGCCTTGCAACGCTGTGGTGTGCCAGACACACACAGCTCTTCTACCCTTCAActccagcagctgaaggagggcTGGGATGGCAAGCTGCAGCTTTCCCCCAGAATGGACCAGTTCCTAAGTTAGTCACAGTTACCTTGCAAAACCGCCGTGGGATTTTGAATAATTTCGAGCTCTTTCTGAGgactgacagaaaaggaagggggaTTTTCACCGACAGTTTACTGGCTATGCAGGATGAACAGCTGCAGTATCTTCAAGCCCATATCCATTTCAGCCTTGGAAAGAGCTCTGCTTATTATGAATTTTTAAGTTCATTGACCCATTGAActtaatgaaacaaacaaatacactTACAAACAATtgtccctgcctggcacagagaaaactgcttttgttttaagacTCTGTTTACTAGGTTTAGTTAATAAATATACAAGTCTGTCTCGCATTGAGAGGAATTTCCAGGATCATTTCATCTTTCCTAACCTTATTAGGAAGGTACAGCTTTAAGTAACTCACAAATGTATTAAGTACATTAAAGAAACTGGAGAGCCAGAAAATGGTTTGACAAGCAAGGAGGAAGGCGCTGCAAATATAACCCACAAATTCTGGCCAAGATAAAGAAGGCCCAATCCTACACAGCCATATCAATACGAATCTCACTTCGAGATCGCACGGAAACCATCTTCAGAAATGAGCCCTTAAACgttttgcatttctttacagCCAGTTCATCTTAGATCCAGTCCCGAGACCTTCGAACACCCAGGTGCTGCTCTTAGTTTACTTAGTATATTTAAGACTCTCCACAGGGTTGAAACATGCAGGGTATctttgaaaaccaaaatttacatttaaatttacCTTGAAGATAAACATTAGCTACCATGGACTCGCAGTGCCAATGAATACAAAACAGTTTGCGTTTTAGAGAGAGGGGAGTTAAAATATCTAAGTAAAATCCAAAATAATGCCATAATTTACTCTTTAAAATGAGCACAGATACAATAATtttctaaaagacaaaaaaccccattattttttccaaaataaatttgcCACAGTGCAGGGCACTGACTATGTGCAGTGTACCGTATTCCTAAAAATTCTTGGGTTCTTACGGCTTCTGCTAGTATCACTGCTGTGCTCTCAGTGGTAATTATTTGAAAGTATAGAAGATAATTAGGTGCTATCCATTGGTCCACAACCTTGATCCCTCAACCACAAAATTTACGAAAATATAAAAGACTgatacatttctttctcatgtaCCACTGCTAAAGCAGAgcttattattaaatatttcttaaaaacaccCTTTGAAATGGGATGCATTTGCAAATGTTTGCGATCTTTCAATTGTTCTCTGTTATTATATAAGATTTCTATAAGACcccatttcttcatttccacTCCTTGTACAACTCTCTCTCCCGGCTTGCTCTCTCTGTCTCATTTGACAGGCAAATTTGCAGACATTGCCTGAGGATAACAACCTCGTTTGACAGTCAATTAACCGTGAATAGTCAAAGCCAAGGCAGTTTGCATTacataaatggaaaattagATTCCTTTTtcccaagaaacaaaaacctctcCTTAAGACACTGCAATAGACAACTTAGTATCAAAACTTCTAATCACGTCTTTCCCAAACCCCTTGGAGACATTTAGCAATCAGTAAAAGGTggtttcatttaatttgtataatgtaatttttgtaaATGTATTATACATTTTGTGTAGAGATCATTATCATGGAGATAATATAAATGTTGGCATAGATGTCATAAAACACCTTTAATGTCTTTCTGACAGATATTAAAAGCAATAAGCTGTGATCCTTTTTAATGGAAGGTTTCAAAGAGAACATTTCAATTATTGTCATTTTAtgcttttccagcctgtttCATTGTGTAACCTgatacatttctgaaatttctgctgaaatatgCCCAGCAATTAATAATCTTATTCCTATTAATGTCACTGCTTTCCACCTATTTGCATTTTCCTCAGTTATATTTGCTTGGAATTGTTTTTATCTTTACCCTTGTACTAAATATTCAGACATTTGATTATGAATTTACGTCTCTGTCTCTTTATCCTCTACCTTCTTCTGAGCCTACCTGCTATCTCTCTCCAGAAGTCTCCTCCTGAAGGCTCTGAATCCGTGATGAAAAAATTATGCTCCTTGTTCTTATCTGAAATCCAAACAAAATGCAGCGCTTAGAACGCTTTTCCCggcaaaaaacctcaaaccaaaacaaacaactgaatccagaaaaaaagtaaatatgtatttgtatattcaGAAGGCACAGAGATGCATTTTGGATGTGAATGAATATAATGCTAAATTACCACCATAGAGAGACTATTAGAAtgtttaatggatttttttaattgaaatcacggaagtgatttatttttctttaaattgcgCAACAGAACACAAACCCACATGGGTCGCAGAACTGTGAATTCCCACACCTTGCGGTGAGCGGGCAGATCCACATCTGTACTCACCTGAGAAGGTGTCCTCTTTCGTAGGCAAGATGACCTGATTACTCTCCTTGCCCTTCTGattctagaaaaacagaaaggggCGAAATGCACAGTATCAGTATGGAATACGACTACGAGTGCAGACAGGCAGTCTCGGGTGGTTTATGAACAAAAAAGCACCCAGAGAACCAACATGGTGGGGAATCCCCACCATGGCATTTTCTACAGCCACTTCTATGGAGGGAGCATGCATCCCGTCAGAAACTTGCTGGCAACCAGCAGGGTGGGTGAGGGCTGGAGGTAGGATGAGGAGGTCAGGCCATCGAGCATCACTCATGGCCACCACCGACGGCCGCACACCTCCACCCTGCCGGGCAAAGCACCCGCTGAATGAATCTGCCGTGTTTGCTTCTGTGCTGGCCTCTGGACAAGACATCCAGGCTTGGCGCGTTGCAAGGCAGCGCCGCCATGGACGTGGCTCCTCACGGGGATGGGTGCGCAGGGGCACAGGCCCTCGCTGCTCTGGGCACAGAGGTTGGGGCACCCGGGGTTTTGAGGGtgaggggagcagggtgggcCCCGCGCCCCAGGAGGCCCCGGTGGGCCACAGCCCACCCGGCCCAGCGTGGCCTGCCAGGCCGGCGGGGAGCTGGCACCTGACATGGCGGCTGCAATGCGGGAAGAGGGGCCTGAAGGGGGCATTTACATCTTTGTAGGGGGGCTGCTCCTCCAGAGCCGGATGGTGCGCCgggctgctgccgccgctgcccgcccgcggGGGCCCGGCaggcggctgcggcggggccTGGCCCTCCACCGGCTTCTCCTCGTTGGGCGGCCGGGGGaaggggccggcggcggggcgctcCCGGCCACCCTTCTCCGGCAGGCCCCGGGCGGGCGGGAAGCGGCCACCGGCCGCCAAGGGGTCTCCGCCGCGGGGGTCTTCGTCGCcctcgtcctcctcctcctcctcgtcctcctcctcctcggggGGCTTGTGCCCCTCGACGTCCACCTCGGGCTCGTcgtcgtcctcctcctcctcctcctcgctaCTGTCTTCGCTGGCgaagctgcagctggtgccGCCGGGCGAGAGGAGGCGGTGCGGGGGgtgcggcggcggggggagcgggtGCCGCTCGCAACCCGCCTCCtcgggcggcggcggcggcaggagcagctgtagcggcggcggcgaggcggagcggggcggcccgCCACCGTGCAGCTTAGCCAGGCTTTCCGAGTCCTCCTTACCCCCCACCGGTCGGAAAGCGCTGGAGTGGTGGTACCCGGTACCGGCCTTACGCCCGGCCGCCGCTTCCAGCAAGTGCGGGTGGTGCGCGGGCacccggccgccgccgctgccaCCCTCGGAGGCGGCGGGTGAGGCGGGCTCGGCGCCGCCGCCAGGGGGCGACTCGAAGAGCGGGTcccgcgcggcggcggcggcgggagcgggcgggggggcggcggcgggcggcgtGCCCAGCCCCGCGGTCCCCGCCTCGCTGCCGGGCTCCGAGAGGTCCAGGAAGGCCTGACGCAGCAGGCCCGCCCCGTCGCCTAACGAGCAACCCAGGgcgccggggggctgcggcggaGGCTGCAGGTAGGTGGGTACCGGCAAGCCGCCCGGCGTGCGGGGTGGCCAGAACATGCAGAAGGGCGGGTAGAAGGCGGCGTCCTTCCTGCCCGGCCAGAAAAGCCCCGAgaggccgccccccgccgcccccgcgccggcCTTGTGAGCCGCCGCCCCGCCGAGGCCGTCggctgcgccgccgccgccctcctcCTTCTTGTGGCAGAGGCCGAAAGCGGCGGCGGGGAAGCCGTAGGGGTGCGGGAAGAGCCCCCCGCAGCCGGGGAACTTCTGGAGCACCCCGCCGAAGGAGCCCTTGCTGGGCACCGGGATGACCGGGTAGCTCCGCGGGCTCTTGCCGCCGtgggccgccgccgccgccacggcctcctgcagctcctcgtCCTCCTCGAAGCGCGGCCGCTTCTGGTGCAGCTCGGGGGGGGCGGCCAGCAGGTGGGGGCTCAGCAACCCGCCGCCCACCACGGCAGCCGCCGCCTTCACCGTGCCCAGAGGGTggcaggcggcgggggcggcggcggggggcgcgggcggcgcgggcggcAGGGCGCGCTTGCGGCTGCCGCCGTTGAACATGGCCTTGACGTCCTCCCAGGCGAAGACCAGCTCGTCCTGGGGGCTTTTGTCGGTCAGCTTGAGGTGGCGGCGCCAGGAGTTGAAGTTGGCGGCGTCGGGCTGCGTGTACTTGGCGTCGGGGGTGCGGTGGGAGTGGAAGATGAACTTGTTGGGGGAGAAGTACATGCTGCAGTAGCTGCACTTGATGCACTTGGCCCGGGAGCTGTTGTAGCGGGCCGGGATGAAGCTGCCGCGGCAGCCCCAGGCGCATTCGTGGGACACGTCGAAGGCGAAATTATCGGGCAGTTTGGGGGGCCGGTTCTCCCCCAAGAAGGACTTGCAGAGCCGCTCCGCCTCCCGCTTGGTGATCATCCCGCAGCGGCGGGAGGAGATGGGCATggccccggcccgccgcagGATCTCCAGCTGCACCGGCGTGCACTGCACGCAGGTGATGCCCAGAGCCACCCGTCGGTTGTGGATCTCGTTATAGCTGAAGTTTTTGAGGAGGGTGTTGGAAATCTGCGCTAGGCACAACCGCTCCTGCCCGTCGATGACCAGGGAGACGATGGGGATGCCGTAGAGGATCACCTGCCCCACCTGGTTGGGCTTCATGGCGGCGTGGCCGGCCCTCGGCTGGTTCATGGGGTCCGGCGGGTACGCGCTGGACGGCGACGGCAGCAGGATGTCGGTGGGGCCGGGCAGCGGGCTGGTCGCCATCGCCTCAGCGCCGGGGcggctgctctgctccagctgcgggcggggagggggagagagagacagCGCCGTCAGCCGGGGACCCACCGGGGATGGGGGCGTCCCGCCGCAAGCGcgcaccccaccaccccccccacatCCCTCGGGAGATACGCCTTGAGGTTTGCTGAGTGACCCTGACCCATCCCCCCCGGCCTCACCGGGGATGCGCCCGGGGCCGCCTGCCTCCGCGC
The Falco rusticolus isolate bFalRus1 chromosome Z, bFalRus1.pri, whole genome shotgun sequence DNA segment above includes these coding regions:
- the SKOR2 gene encoding SKI family transcriptional corepressor 2; this encodes MATSPLPGPTDILLPSPSSAYPPDPMNQPRAGHAAMKPNQVGQVILYGIPIVSLVIDGQERLCLAQISNTLLKNFSYNEIHNRRVALGITCVQCTPVQLEILRRAGAMPISSRRCGMITKREAERLCKSFLGENRPPKLPDNFAFDVSHECAWGCRGSFIPARYNSSRAKCIKCSYCSMYFSPNKFIFHSHRTPDAKYTQPDAANFNSWRRHLKLTDKSPQDELVFAWEDVKAMFNGGSRKRALPPAPPAPPAAAPAACHPLGTVKAAAAVVGGGLLSPHLLAAPPELHQKRPRFEEDEELQEAVAAAAAHGGKSPRSYPVIPVPSKGSFGGVLQKFPGCGGLFPHPYGFPAAAFGLCHKKEEGGGGAADGLGGAAAHKAGAGAAGGGLSGLFWPGRKDAAFYPPFCMFWPPRTPGGLPVPTYLQPPPQPPGALGCSLGDGAGLLRQAFLDLSEPGSEAGTAGLGTPPAAAPPPAPAAAAARDPLFESPPGGGAEPASPAASEGGSGGGRVPAHHPHLLEAAAGRKAGTGYHHSSAFRPVGGKEDSESLAKLHGGGPPRSASPPPLQLLLPPPPPEEAGCERHPLPPPPHPPHRLLSPGGTSCSFASEDSSEEEEEEDDDEPEVDVEGHKPPEEEEDEEEEEDEGDEDPRGGDPLAAGGRFPPARGLPEKGGRERPAAGPFPRPPNEEKPVEGQAPPQPPAGPPRAGSGGSSPAHHPALEEQPPYKDNQKGKESNQVILPTKEDTFSDKNKEHNFFITDSEPSGGDFWREIAGEHTQETNSPHSLKKDVENMGKEELQKVLFEQIDLRRRLEQEFQVLKGNASFPVFNNFQDQMKRELAYREEMVQQLQIIPYAASLIRKEKLGAHLSKS